One Staphylococcus ratti DNA segment encodes these proteins:
- a CDS encoding CcdC family protein produces the protein MTYLVFSILIAFLMGAAVIFIRMKAQNYPVNAKKIILPPVFMATGALMYVVPYFRLTGMEILESVIIGFIFSSVLIVTSHFEVKDNQIYLKKSKAFPVILISLLILRTILKVYIGNSVHPGELAGMFFLLAFSMLLPWRIAMFLRYNKIKRRLAQTS, from the coding sequence ATGACGTATTTAGTTTTTTCGATTTTAATCGCATTTTTAATGGGTGCTGCTGTCATTTTCATACGTATGAAAGCACAAAACTATCCTGTTAATGCAAAAAAAATTATTTTACCACCCGTTTTTATGGCTACAGGTGCGTTAATGTATGTTGTACCTTATTTTAGATTAACAGGTATGGAGATTTTAGAATCTGTTATAATAGGTTTTATTTTTTCTTCTGTTTTAATTGTTACATCTCATTTTGAAGTGAAAGATAACCAAATTTATTTAAAAAAATCTAAGGCGTTTCCAGTCATTTTAATATCTTTACTTATACTGAGAACGATTTTGAAAGTATATATTGGTAATTCCGTACATCCAGGCGAATTGGCAGGTATGTTTTTCTTACTTGCGTTTAGCATGTTGTTACCTTGGCGTATCGCGATGTTTCTACGATATAACAAAATTAAACGTCGTTTAGCACAAACGTCATAG
- a CDS encoding YneF family protein → MGEMMATWLAIVLIVLALIIGLVGGFFLARKYMMDYLKKNPPINEEMLRMMMMQMGQKPSQKKINQMMTMMNKNMDKKI, encoded by the coding sequence GTGGGTGAAATGATGGCTACATGGTTAGCGATTGTATTAATTGTACTTGCACTTATCATTGGACTTGTAGGTGGCTTTTTCCTCGCACGTAAATACATGATGGATTATTTGAAGAAAAACCCACCAATTAACGAAGAAATGTTACGTATGATGATGATGCAAATGGGACAAAAACCATCACAGAAAAAAATCAATCAAATGATGACAATGATGAACAAAAACATGGATAAAAAAATCTAA